The following are encoded in a window of Methylocystis rosea genomic DNA:
- a CDS encoding HK97 family phage prohead protease, whose product MAALQRTMPAPEIKRAESPLLQANEAGDFSGYASLFGVVDSGGDMVMAGAFARSLVKRGAQGVKMLWQHQAAEPIGMWSSIVEDARGLKVEGRLDLSVARAREALSLMRKGAIDGLSIGFRTRRATTEKSSGVRRLHEIDLWEISIVTFPMLPQARIGAVKQSRSGPARLEALGAKLSRLRAQRAALEFSNALRRLSGSF is encoded by the coding sequence ATGGCGGCGTTGCAAAGAACTATGCCCGCCCCCGAGATAAAGCGCGCCGAGTCGCCGTTGCTGCAGGCCAACGAGGCCGGCGACTTCTCGGGCTACGCCAGCCTCTTCGGCGTGGTTGATTCAGGCGGCGACATGGTGATGGCCGGCGCCTTCGCGCGCTCGCTCGTCAAGCGCGGCGCGCAGGGCGTGAAAATGCTGTGGCAGCACCAGGCGGCCGAACCGATCGGGATGTGGTCCTCGATCGTCGAAGATGCGCGCGGCCTCAAAGTCGAAGGCCGCCTCGATCTTTCGGTGGCGCGGGCGCGCGAAGCCCTGTCGCTGATGCGCAAGGGCGCCATCGACGGACTCTCCATCGGCTTTCGCACGCGGCGCGCCACGACCGAAAAATCGAGCGGCGTGCGCCGCCTGCACGAAATCGATCTGTGGGAGATCTCCATCGTCACCTTTCCGATGCTGCCGCAGGCGCGTATCGGCGCGGTTAAGCAAAGTCGCAGTGGCCCAGCACGTTTGGAGGCGCTCGGCGCGAAGCTCTCGCGCCTGAGAGCGCAGCGGGCCGCGCTTGAATTTTCCAACGCGCTGCGCCGGCTGTCTGGGTCATTCTGA
- a CDS encoding RNase A-like domain-containing protein encodes MPAGNSGGGQWTSGGGGGESDWNASDDSTDASTVAPRLRTAQNENRDRYVVKLNDEEDYGHTIERHVGKSDDELLARIENERHRTTLGPLGSIVEYQPTVGSFDSKESANDFVNRVLEANKELVDAVAEGKVPVATIDRLFGYRTGREAYLASGISTPVIRPTFAVRVVIHRDSKAEYGYRVRTAFPINPRSRN; translated from the coding sequence GTGCCGGCGGGCAATTCCGGCGGCGGACAATGGACGAGCGGCGGAGGCGGCGGCGAGAGCGACTGGAATGCAAGCGATGATTCGACCGATGCTTCAACCGTTGCGCCAAGGCTTAGAACCGCACAAAATGAGAATCGTGATCGCTACGTCGTCAAACTGAACGATGAAGAAGACTACGGACATACAATTGAGAGACACGTTGGCAAAAGCGATGATGAGTTGCTCGCAAGAATCGAAAATGAACGGCACCGGACGACATTAGGGCCACTTGGAAGTATCGTGGAATATCAGCCAACTGTGGGATCGTTCGATTCCAAAGAATCGGCAAATGATTTTGTCAATCGCGTTCTGGAAGCCAACAAGGAATTGGTGGATGCGGTCGCTGAGGGAAAAGTGCCGGTTGCAACGATCGATCGCCTATTCGGATATCGGACCGGCAGGGAAGCTTATTTAGCGTCTGGAATTTCCACTCCTGTCATCCGACCGACATTTGCTGTGCGGGTTGTCATACACAGGGATTCAAAGGCTGAGTATGGCTACAGGGTCCGAACCGCATTTCCGATAAACCCGCGGTCGCGCAACTAG
- a CDS encoding histidine kinase translates to MSQNNWLPHYFKRPRARQARMRDDPSAVFKTFVELLAQLRADARAASHTPINAQAEKS, encoded by the coding sequence ATGAGTCAGAACAATTGGCTGCCGCATTACTTCAAGCGTCCGCGCGCGCGCCAAGCGCGAATGCGGGACGATCCTTCCGCCGTGTTCAAGACCTTTGTCGAATTGCTGGCACAATTGCGCGCCGACGCCCGCGCGGCGAGCCATACGCCAATTAATGCTCAGGCGGAGAAAAGCTGA